A section of the Spirosoma pollinicola genome encodes:
- a CDS encoding DUF1501 domain-containing protein → MDIQDEIHDQLSRRNFLGQASAGLGTIALASLLNPTNLFGGASSPGNSMPGENPAVGKPHFPPKVKRVIYLFQSGAPSQLELFDYKPKLETMWGQDLPASVRNGQRLTGMSAGQSRFPLAASKYKFAQYGPGQMWLSELLPHTSRIAGDLTFIRSLHTEAINHDPAITFFQTGSQQAGRPSFGSWISYGLGSDNQNLPAFVVLLSKGRDGDQPLYAKLWSNGFLPSVHQGVVFRSGPDPVYYLNNPPGVDKTSRRRMLDYLTKLHQEQYKHVLDPEINNRMAQYEMAYRMQTSVPETLDISKEPDYIFDMYGPDSRKPGTFAANCLLARKLIEKDVKFVQLYHQGWDQHGNLPNDIKTQAKSVDQPSAALIMDLKQRGLLDDTLVIWGGEFGRGAYSQGKLTRDNYGRDHHPRAFSVWMAGAGVKKGMVYGETDDFGYNVVKDPVHVHDFQATILHLLGVDHEKLTFKSQGRRYRLTDVHGKVVKPLLA, encoded by the coding sequence ATGGATATTCAGGACGAAATACATGACCAGCTCAGCCGCCGAAATTTTCTGGGGCAAGCTAGTGCGGGCTTAGGTACCATTGCGCTGGCATCGCTTTTGAACCCGACAAATCTGTTTGGAGGGGCATCATCGCCGGGCAACTCCATGCCGGGCGAGAACCCAGCCGTGGGGAAGCCGCATTTTCCGCCCAAAGTGAAGCGCGTAATTTATCTGTTTCAGAGTGGCGCACCCTCTCAACTGGAGTTGTTCGATTATAAGCCGAAGCTCGAAACCATGTGGGGGCAGGATTTACCCGCTTCGGTACGTAATGGTCAGCGCTTAACGGGCATGAGCGCCGGACAAAGTCGTTTTCCGCTGGCAGCTTCGAAATATAAATTTGCTCAGTACGGCCCCGGTCAGATGTGGCTCAGTGAATTGTTGCCGCATACGTCGCGTATTGCCGGTGATTTGACTTTTATCCGTTCCCTGCACACCGAAGCCATCAACCATGATCCGGCCATTACGTTCTTCCAGACGGGGAGCCAGCAGGCAGGGCGGCCAAGTTTCGGCTCCTGGATTAGCTATGGCTTGGGGTCCGACAATCAGAATCTTCCAGCTTTTGTGGTGCTGCTTTCTAAAGGGCGCGACGGCGATCAGCCATTATATGCCAAACTCTGGAGTAATGGCTTCCTGCCCTCAGTGCATCAGGGCGTGGTTTTTCGGTCGGGGCCAGACCCGGTTTATTATTTGAATAATCCGCCAGGCGTCGATAAAACCAGCCGTCGGCGGATGCTCGATTACCTGACAAAACTACATCAGGAGCAATATAAACACGTGCTGGACCCGGAAATAAATAACCGGATGGCCCAGTACGAAATGGCCTATCGGATGCAGACGTCGGTGCCCGAAACCTTGGATATCTCGAAAGAACCAGACTATATTTTTGATATGTACGGCCCCGACAGCCGCAAGCCGGGCACCTTTGCGGCTAACTGCCTGCTGGCACGTAAGTTGATCGAAAAAGACGTAAAGTTCGTGCAGTTATACCATCAGGGCTGGGATCAGCACGGCAACTTGCCCAACGATATTAAAACGCAGGCGAAAAGCGTCGACCAGCCTTCAGCCGCATTAATTATGGATCTCAAACAGCGCGGCTTACTTGACGATACACTTGTAATTTGGGGCGGAGAATTTGGCCGGGGAGCTTATTCGCAGGGGAAACTCACCCGCGATAATTACGGACGTGATCACCATCCACGCGCTTTCTCGGTCTGGATGGCGGGTGCTGGTGTTAAAAAAGGGATGGTATATGGAGAGACGGATGATTTCGGTTATAATGTGGTCAAAGATCCCGTTCATGTTCATGACTTTCAGGCAACTATTTTACACCTGCTTGGCGTCGATCACGAAAAGTTGACATTTAAAAGCCAGGGACGGCGATACCGGTTGACAGATGTTCACGGAAAAGTTGTAAAGCCATTGCTAGCGTAA
- a CDS encoding MIP/aquaporin family protein, with translation MQTSPFLGELIGTMVLLLLGNGVVANVVLKQTKGESSGWIVITAGWAFAVAMGVFVAKAFGSVDAHLNPAVTVAFAVATNDFSHVVPYITAQMIGAFLGATLVWLHYLPHWAATPDPEAKLACFATGPAIRKPSANFLSEAMATLVLILGLAGISSKHLGELAIGVGPYLVGILVWSIGLSLGGTTGYAMSPARDFSPRLAHALLPIPNKGSSDWGYAWVPVVGSLVGATIGGLLIRWFTL, from the coding sequence ATGCAAACTTCTCCCTTTCTAGGTGAATTAATTGGTACAATGGTGTTGCTGCTTCTGGGGAACGGAGTCGTAGCCAATGTGGTGTTAAAACAAACAAAGGGTGAATCGTCGGGCTGGATTGTCATTACCGCAGGCTGGGCCTTTGCTGTTGCGATGGGCGTTTTTGTCGCTAAAGCCTTTGGAAGCGTCGATGCACATTTAAACCCCGCCGTTACGGTCGCCTTTGCGGTGGCAACAAACGATTTCAGCCACGTGGTACCCTATATTACAGCGCAAATGATCGGCGCATTCTTAGGAGCCACACTCGTCTGGCTACATTATCTCCCCCATTGGGCAGCCACCCCCGATCCCGAAGCCAAATTAGCCTGTTTTGCTACCGGGCCAGCCATTCGCAAACCCAGTGCCAACTTTTTAAGCGAAGCTATGGCAACGCTGGTACTTATTCTTGGACTGGCGGGTATCTCCTCCAAACACCTGGGCGAACTGGCTATTGGCGTTGGTCCCTATCTGGTCGGAATTTTGGTTTGGAGCATTGGCCTGTCACTGGGCGGCACAACGGGTTATGCCATGAGCCCCGCCCGCGATTTCAGTCCGCGTCTGGCTCATGCTCTCCTACCCATTCCCAACAAAGGGTCATCTGACTGGGGCTATGCCTGGGTACCTGTTGTGGGTTCGCTGGTAGGCGCTACTATTGGTGGGTTATTGATTCGCTGGTTTACATTGTAA
- a CDS encoding mechanosensitive ion channel family protein, with translation MVQQLESWIRATVRWFGYIPNRDLSGWVLLTIAILIGLAVDFVVTQTVRFIVRRRPFQTLAFLKEHVRWAFWVFVPAMFFLLATNIQSARFLRRHPIADKTAEVVFLIATTWLVVQLLKVGELLLIRRYDTVQDINLSHRKFVTQVRFFRRLLVAGVIVIGASLLLISFQGSRKVGLSVLTSAGVVSVLIGFAAQKTLANLMAGIQIAFNQQIRLGDAVVVEKEWGRIEEINLTSVIVRIWDRRRLILPITYFVEKPFENWTRSDASIIGTVFLYLDYNVPVEKVREKAREIAENDPLWTGETFALQVTDTQPTCIVIRILVSASDSPSAFDLRCHMREQIIAFLRDEYPQSLPQTRLMLAEEMKPKVVE, from the coding sequence ATGGTACAACAACTTGAATCATGGATACGAGCCACCGTTCGCTGGTTTGGCTATATTCCTAACCGGGATTTATCGGGTTGGGTATTGCTTACTATAGCCATATTAATTGGGCTGGCTGTCGATTTTGTCGTGACACAGACCGTTCGGTTCATCGTTCGGCGCAGGCCATTTCAAACGCTGGCTTTTCTTAAGGAACATGTGCGCTGGGCATTCTGGGTTTTTGTGCCTGCTATGTTTTTTCTTCTGGCAACCAATATACAATCCGCTCGTTTTCTACGTCGGCATCCTATAGCCGATAAAACAGCCGAGGTTGTATTTCTGATTGCTACTACCTGGCTGGTCGTTCAATTGTTGAAGGTGGGCGAACTACTGCTCATTCGTCGGTATGATACAGTTCAGGACATTAATCTATCGCACAGGAAATTTGTTACACAGGTTCGCTTTTTTCGTCGGCTACTGGTTGCTGGCGTCATTGTAATTGGCGCGTCACTCTTGCTGATTTCGTTTCAGGGCAGCCGCAAAGTAGGGCTGAGCGTCCTGACATCGGCTGGCGTAGTATCCGTATTGATTGGTTTTGCTGCACAGAAAACACTGGCCAACTTAATGGCTGGCATTCAGATTGCTTTCAACCAGCAAATTCGTCTGGGCGATGCGGTCGTAGTCGAAAAGGAGTGGGGACGAATTGAAGAAATCAATCTGACCAGCGTGATCGTGCGAATCTGGGACCGTCGTCGACTGATTTTACCCATTACCTACTTCGTTGAAAAGCCATTTGAGAACTGGACACGCTCGGATGCATCCATTATTGGTACTGTTTTTCTGTACCTGGATTATAATGTGCCAGTTGAAAAGGTACGCGAAAAAGCGCGTGAAATAGCCGAAAACGACCCTCTCTGGACAGGAGAAACCTTTGCCTTGCAAGTAACTGATACGCAGCCTACCTGTATTGTTATACGTATTCTGGTGTCAGCGTCGGATTCGCCGTCGGCGTTCGATTTACGTTGTCACATGCGCGAACAAATCATTGCGTTCCTCCGCGATGAATACCCGCAAAGTCTGCCTCAAACACGTCTGATGTTGGCCGAAGAAATGAAGCCTAAAGTAGTGGAGTAG
- the glpK gene encoding glycerol kinase GlpK, with translation MPSYIAAIDQGTTSTRCIVFDKQGKIVSVAQKEHKQIYPQPGWVEHDPEEIWRNTLEVIALARIKGKLSVQDIAAVGITNQRETTVVWNRRTGKPYYNAIVWQDMRTADLVIEYSGNGHGQDRFRAQTGLPLATYFSGLKLKWLLDNVSGLREDADRGEAIFGNMDTFVVWNLTGGTNGGLHLTDVTNASRTQLMNLHTLDWDDSLLSDFTVPRAMLPQIRPSSEVYGTVSSEVLPGVPVAGILGDQQAALVGQTCFEPGQAKNTYGTGCFLLMNTGTELRTSTCGLLTTVAYQFQNEPVHYALEGSVAITGALVQWLRDNLGIIKKSTDIETLARSVEDNGGAYFVPAFSGLYAPHWKADARGVIAGLTRFVTKGHLARAVLEATAYQTVDVVRAMEQDAGVSLKSLRVDGGMVVNSLLMQFQSDVLNGPVVCPRMTETTALGAAYAAGLAVGYWQNLDDLRQNWGVARTYEPNMDDAHRKKLMRGWQKAIERSFGWEE, from the coding sequence ATGCCCTCCTACATAGCCGCTATTGACCAGGGAACAACCAGCACCCGTTGTATTGTATTTGACAAGCAAGGCAAAATCGTTTCCGTTGCTCAGAAAGAACACAAACAGATTTATCCGCAACCAGGCTGGGTAGAGCATGATCCCGAAGAAATCTGGCGCAACACACTCGAAGTCATCGCCCTGGCTCGCATTAAAGGGAAGCTTTCAGTACAGGATATAGCTGCCGTGGGCATTACCAATCAACGCGAAACTACCGTTGTCTGGAACCGCCGAACGGGCAAGCCGTATTACAACGCCATTGTTTGGCAAGACATGCGCACCGCCGATCTGGTTATCGAGTACTCGGGCAATGGCCACGGACAGGATCGTTTTCGTGCGCAAACCGGCCTTCCCCTGGCCACCTATTTTAGTGGTCTAAAACTGAAATGGCTGTTGGATAATGTGTCGGGCCTTCGCGAAGATGCCGACCGGGGCGAAGCCATTTTCGGTAACATGGATACGTTTGTCGTCTGGAACCTGACGGGCGGCACCAACGGTGGCTTGCACCTCACCGACGTCACCAATGCCAGCCGGACGCAACTCATGAATCTGCATACACTCGACTGGGACGATAGCTTACTAAGCGACTTTACGGTGCCACGAGCTATGTTGCCCCAAATACGGCCCAGTAGTGAAGTATATGGAACCGTATCGTCGGAGGTATTGCCGGGGGTTCCCGTGGCGGGTATTCTGGGCGATCAGCAGGCTGCTCTTGTTGGGCAAACCTGCTTTGAGCCGGGACAGGCAAAGAACACCTACGGCACCGGCTGCTTTCTACTGATGAACACTGGCACCGAACTCAGAACCTCCACTTGTGGCCTGTTGACAACGGTGGCCTATCAGTTTCAGAATGAACCCGTTCATTACGCGCTGGAAGGTAGCGTAGCCATTACGGGCGCCCTGGTGCAGTGGCTGCGCGACAACCTTGGTATCATTAAGAAAAGTACGGACATTGAAACCCTTGCCCGGTCGGTTGAGGACAATGGTGGCGCTTATTTCGTACCAGCATTTTCGGGCCTTTACGCGCCCCACTGGAAAGCCGACGCGCGTGGCGTTATTGCGGGCTTAACGCGATTTGTGACCAAAGGTCATCTAGCACGAGCGGTTCTGGAAGCAACAGCTTACCAAACCGTCGATGTAGTCCGGGCTATGGAACAGGATGCGGGCGTGTCGCTCAAATCCCTGCGTGTGGATGGCGGCATGGTTGTCAATTCATTGCTGATGCAGTTTCAGTCCGATGTGTTGAACGGACCCGTGGTGTGCCCCCGTATGACCGAAACAACCGCCCTGGGAGCTGCCTATGCCGCCGGACTGGCGGTTGGGTACTGGCAAAATCTGGACGACTTACGCCAGAATTGGGGTGTCGCCCGAACGTATGAACCCAATATGGACGATGCCCATCGAAAAAAACTCATGCGCGGCTGGCAAAAGGCCATTGAGCGGTCGTTTGGGTGGGAAGAGTGA
- a CDS encoding c-type cytochrome domain-containing protein has protein sequence MSELILLQANPSSPADWVLFWGHFHPLIVHMPIGFLLIAGLLEIDRLTRRNSVSPHTITLILFWSAVSATLACLFGYMLSLGGGYEEETLSSHKWEGIGVAVFAWLAWSVKSENLGRIFPFAQLLYLPALGVSLVLLLAAGHLGGNLTHGDDYLTQYMPETMRTLAGVPPKQKEVKFEPITDVNQAMVYQQIVNPILHSRCVQCHNAGKSKAGLRLDSPEMIKKGYEDGPVLVAGKSTASELVKVCLLPEDDEHHMPPKGKNQLKESDIALLTWWIDQGAPFDKKVSDLKVNDAIRPVLASLGGGGPVENGGVQVASGPAPDSPVLTMKVPAADSKIVDELKKLNLLVLPLSKEQNQLEVSAVNAHTFNDAQAAELPKLSNQIVWLKLGDTEISDAALGQVAKLKNLQKLHLEETNVTDVGLKQLKGLANLEYLNLYGTAITDAGLTELAGMKNLRTVYLWQTKVTEEGIARLKTAMPKLEVIGGISEQAVADFVKVGESKASEPKK, from the coding sequence ATGAGCGAGCTGATTTTGTTGCAAGCTAATCCGTCGTCCCCTGCTGACTGGGTGCTTTTCTGGGGTCACTTTCACCCACTTATCGTTCACATGCCCATTGGCTTTCTGCTGATTGCCGGGCTTCTCGAAATTGACCGCCTGACCCGGCGCAACTCAGTTAGTCCTCACACGATTACGCTGATCCTGTTCTGGTCGGCGGTGAGTGCTACGCTTGCCTGTTTGTTCGGGTATATGTTGTCGTTGGGGGGAGGTTATGAAGAAGAAACGCTGAGCAGCCACAAATGGGAAGGTATCGGTGTGGCCGTGTTTGCCTGGCTCGCCTGGTCGGTGAAGTCCGAAAATCTGGGCCGCATTTTTCCCTTTGCGCAACTACTATACCTACCCGCACTTGGCGTGTCACTGGTGTTATTACTGGCTGCCGGGCATTTGGGAGGCAATTTGACCCACGGTGACGACTACCTGACCCAGTATATGCCCGAAACCATGCGGACACTGGCAGGTGTGCCACCTAAGCAGAAAGAGGTAAAATTTGAGCCGATTACTGATGTCAATCAGGCAATGGTTTATCAGCAAATTGTCAACCCTATTTTGCACAGCCGTTGTGTACAGTGTCATAATGCTGGTAAATCGAAGGCGGGCTTGCGGCTGGATTCGCCCGAAATGATCAAGAAAGGGTATGAAGATGGGCCGGTGTTGGTGGCAGGCAAAAGCACGGCTAGTGAATTAGTGAAAGTGTGCCTTTTGCCTGAAGACGACGAACACCATATGCCGCCTAAAGGTAAAAACCAACTTAAAGAAAGCGACATTGCGCTGTTAACCTGGTGGATTGATCAGGGTGCTCCGTTCGACAAAAAAGTCTCCGATCTTAAGGTGAATGACGCTATCCGCCCTGTGCTGGCGTCATTAGGGGGCGGTGGGCCGGTTGAAAATGGTGGCGTTCAGGTTGCATCAGGACCCGCTCCCGATTCGCCGGTGTTAACGATGAAAGTGCCGGCCGCCGATTCGAAAATTGTTGATGAACTGAAAAAACTGAATTTGCTCGTATTACCGCTTTCGAAAGAGCAGAATCAGTTAGAAGTTAGTGCCGTAAATGCTCACACATTCAACGATGCGCAGGCGGCTGAGCTGCCAAAACTTAGCAACCAGATCGTATGGCTTAAACTTGGCGATACCGAGATTTCTGACGCGGCACTTGGTCAGGTCGCCAAGTTGAAAAACCTGCAAAAGCTCCATCTGGAAGAAACGAACGTGACCGATGTGGGTCTGAAACAGTTAAAAGGCTTGGCTAATTTGGAGTATCTAAATCTCTATGGTACGGCCATTACCGATGCTGGCCTGACCGAGTTAGCCGGAATGAAGAACCTGAGAACGGTTTATCTCTGGCAAACTAAAGTGACTGAGGAAGGCATTGCCCGGTTGAAAACAGCCATGCCTAAGCTGGAAGTAATTGGTGGAATTAGCGAACAGGCCGTTGCTGATTTTGTGAAAGTGGGCGAGTCGAAAGCTAGCGAGCCCAAGAAATAA
- a CDS encoding zinc-dependent alcohol dehydrogenase family protein, with translation MKSIIFTQAGKPVDVLKPTDIALPEPGPKEVRIKVIAAPINPSDIMFVQNMYGIRPQFPSGVGFEGVGIVDALGEGVEMQTGIRVSFTSVGTWSEYAIAHQRSLIPVPEAMPDEVAAQLFVNPFTAYAMVQDSGVPEGGWLMLTAVGSAFGKLVIQLCAMRGIKTIGTVRRDDMNDELTALGLTEVINTETENLAARVKQITDGVGVACVLDAVGGHTATEAFKCLAKGGTMLIYGLMSLQDPILNAGLMIFRELTVKGFWLTDWMRRVDSHTRQDVAQNVIELLTSGKIQLPVEASYPLDQIAEAIDHADRPGRRGKILLKP, from the coding sequence ATGAAAAGCATCATTTTTACCCAGGCCGGAAAACCCGTCGATGTTCTTAAACCTACCGACATTGCTCTGCCCGAACCCGGTCCGAAGGAAGTTCGCATTAAGGTTATTGCGGCCCCAATCAATCCATCTGACATCATGTTCGTGCAGAATATGTACGGTATCAGGCCACAATTTCCGTCAGGAGTCGGGTTTGAAGGGGTGGGTATTGTGGATGCCCTGGGAGAGGGTGTTGAGATGCAAACCGGTATACGGGTGAGTTTTACCAGTGTAGGGACCTGGTCAGAATATGCCATAGCGCATCAGCGAAGCCTGATTCCGGTGCCCGAGGCCATGCCAGACGAGGTTGCGGCTCAGTTATTTGTCAATCCATTTACGGCCTATGCAATGGTGCAGGATTCGGGCGTGCCGGAAGGCGGCTGGCTGATGCTCACTGCGGTTGGGTCAGCTTTCGGCAAATTAGTTATTCAGCTTTGTGCCATGCGGGGTATCAAAACCATCGGTACTGTTCGTCGTGATGATATGAACGACGAATTGACAGCCCTTGGCTTGACCGAGGTAATCAATACCGAAACAGAAAATCTGGCGGCTCGTGTCAAGCAGATTACAGATGGCGTTGGGGTTGCCTGTGTGCTTGACGCCGTTGGTGGTCACACCGCCACAGAAGCGTTTAAATGTCTGGCTAAAGGCGGAACAATGCTCATTTATGGGCTGATGAGCTTGCAGGACCCCATCCTGAATGCGGGACTGATGATATTCAGGGAGTTGACCGTGAAGGGTTTCTGGCTTACCGACTGGATGCGTCGGGTCGATAGCCATACCCGGCAGGACGTTGCGCAAAACGTAATTGAATTGCTGACATCGGGGAAAATTCAACTGCCTGTCGAAGCCTCGTACCCACTCGACCAGATTGCCGAAGCCATCGACCACGCCGACCGTCCAGGTCGTCGGGGAAAGATTCTGCTGAAGCCGTAG
- a CDS encoding DUF1553 domain-containing protein yields MSVWSDMRFRYVLLSATAGLFGASIWLTSCHSSVEKPADIVVAEATLPEKVDYNLHVKPILSDRCFACHGPDKAKQQAGLRLDTPEGAYEALSKSGHTAIVPGNLAKSELVNRIISTDPEEMMPTPKSNLTLTTEEKAMLIRWVEQGAEYKEHWSLIAPTMPELPKVKDEKWVKNDIDRFILAKQEAKKVGHAPEADKTTLLRRVSLDLTGLPPTPAEVDAFLADKSPNAYEKVVNRLLNSPHYGERQAVEWLDVARYADTDGYQDDGLRTMWPYRDWVIRAYNRNLSFDRFITWQLAGDLLPNLAGSKDKREKLIATAFNRNHQQSQEGGIVDEEYRTEYVADRTNTFGKAMLGLTVECARCHDHKYDPISQKDYYSLFAFFNSNNERGQIPYNGEAAPTISLTKPETDAKLRFIREQLTPIQQQLNPNRPDYQQRFGKWLASTHATSSIDSGLLAHYTFDEADRTDIGAYVKAQNEKRKIEDGKKKREEDAKRTKEGIAKAGKPGDKKPEKKEAPKRKTKEELWKDPRNAFANQVNDTIPARLGGDPDKVPYSVPGRFGKARYLAGDSFIELPGNFGAFEQNESFTVSSWFNLAKPNMALTLMGRTTGPMDGQRGYQLDLLGDGRLKLAFSHVWPANAIDIETVDKVPVHQWFQVAFAYDGTGQAKGITLYLNGRPLRTKVVADNLIHSMVYGKDKSHWAQHPFYVGRMHDNFYKDFAVDELRIYNRCLTPLEMPQLAGQPDALMAALQTPVANRTAAQRTGLYTYYVKTQDPVYRSTYAKAMKLRGEQITLYTNSDQVMIMQERSVPRETHLLKRGAYDAPGDVVKPAVLHSLNPLSGDMPTNRLGLAEWLLAPENPLFSRVMVNRMWQQYFGQGLAKNSDDFGNQGALPSHPELLDYLAVKFRDMGDSKSGGQWNTKAMHKMIVMSATYRQSSSVPENIRETDPDNTFLTRGPSYRMSAEQVRDNALAASGLMTQRIGGPSVLPYQPAGIWEALATRNAVKYVQNHGDSLYRRSMYTIWKRSSPAPMMLNFDAAERHTCIVKRQKTSTPLQALVTLNDPQFVEAARVLAQRVTPDNSLAVGTIINAIFKAVISRPARPEEMGLVKQLYAEELADFRKNPKRAMALLSVGEYPVDKKLNPAELAAWTVVSSTIMNFDEAIVKR; encoded by the coding sequence ATGTCCGTCTGGTCTGACATGCGATTTCGATACGTTCTTCTCAGCGCAACGGCTGGTCTGTTCGGTGCGTCTATCTGGCTAACGTCTTGTCATAGCTCGGTCGAAAAACCAGCCGATATTGTTGTCGCCGAAGCCACTTTACCCGAAAAGGTTGACTATAATTTACATGTAAAGCCAATTCTGTCCGACCGTTGCTTTGCGTGTCATGGGCCGGACAAAGCCAAGCAACAGGCGGGTTTACGGTTAGACACTCCCGAGGGGGCTTATGAAGCGCTGTCAAAAAGCGGCCATACGGCCATTGTTCCGGGTAATCTGGCCAAAAGTGAACTGGTCAACCGCATCATCAGCACCGACCCGGAGGAAATGATGCCAACACCAAAGTCGAATCTTACCCTGACGACTGAAGAAAAAGCGATGCTGATTCGTTGGGTTGAGCAAGGGGCTGAATACAAAGAACACTGGTCGCTCATTGCGCCGACCATGCCGGAACTTCCGAAGGTAAAAGACGAAAAGTGGGTTAAAAATGACATTGACCGGTTCATTCTGGCAAAACAGGAAGCAAAAAAAGTAGGTCACGCACCCGAAGCCGATAAAACAACTTTGCTCCGCCGGGTCAGCCTTGACTTGACAGGTCTACCACCAACACCCGCCGAGGTGGATGCCTTTCTGGCCGATAAATCACCAAATGCTTACGAAAAAGTCGTTAACAGATTGCTCAACAGTCCGCATTATGGCGAACGGCAGGCCGTCGAATGGCTAGATGTAGCTCGGTATGCCGATACCGACGGCTATCAGGATGATGGTTTGCGAACGATGTGGCCCTATCGTGACTGGGTTATTCGGGCCTATAATCGCAATCTATCGTTTGATCGGTTTATTACCTGGCAATTAGCCGGAGATCTGTTGCCGAATCTGGCCGGGTCGAAAGACAAACGTGAGAAACTCATTGCCACGGCCTTCAACCGCAATCACCAGCAAAGTCAGGAGGGCGGGATTGTTGACGAGGAATATCGAACCGAATACGTTGCTGACCGGACAAACACATTTGGAAAGGCTATGTTGGGCCTAACGGTGGAGTGCGCCCGTTGTCACGACCATAAATACGACCCCATCAGCCAGAAAGATTACTATTCGTTGTTTGCCTTTTTTAACAGCAATAATGAACGCGGTCAGATTCCGTACAACGGCGAGGCTGCTCCTACAATTTCACTCACAAAGCCCGAAACCGACGCCAAGCTGCGATTTATCCGCGAGCAACTGACCCCAATTCAGCAACAACTTAATCCAAACCGCCCCGATTATCAGCAACGTTTTGGTAAATGGCTGGCCAGCACGCACGCAACGTCGTCAATTGATTCGGGCTTGTTAGCTCATTATACATTCGATGAAGCCGACCGGACAGATATTGGTGCGTATGTGAAAGCGCAAAATGAAAAGCGGAAGATTGAAGACGGAAAGAAAAAACGGGAGGAGGACGCTAAACGAACAAAAGAAGGCATTGCCAAAGCTGGTAAGCCTGGTGATAAGAAACCAGAAAAGAAAGAGGCTCCCAAACGTAAAACGAAAGAAGAACTCTGGAAAGACCCTCGCAATGCATTCGCTAATCAGGTGAATGATACAATCCCCGCCCGACTTGGTGGCGATCCCGACAAAGTACCCTATTCGGTGCCCGGTCGATTCGGGAAAGCCCGGTATCTGGCGGGAGATAGCTTTATTGAACTTCCCGGAAATTTCGGGGCCTTCGAGCAAAATGAGTCGTTTACGGTTAGTAGCTGGTTTAATCTGGCGAAGCCAAATATGGCCCTTACACTGATGGGGCGAACGACCGGTCCAATGGATGGGCAGCGTGGCTATCAACTTGACTTATTAGGCGACGGGCGGCTGAAACTGGCCTTTAGCCATGTTTGGCCTGCCAATGCTATTGACATTGAAACGGTCGACAAAGTGCCGGTGCATCAGTGGTTCCAGGTCGCTTTTGCCTATGATGGTACAGGTCAGGCCAAGGGAATTACCCTGTATTTAAACGGTCGGCCTTTGCGTACGAAAGTCGTTGCCGATAACCTGATACACAGCATGGTATATGGTAAAGATAAGAGCCATTGGGCACAGCACCCGTTTTATGTAGGCCGGATGCATGATAACTTCTATAAAGACTTTGCCGTCGATGAGTTGCGTATCTATAACCGCTGCCTGACACCACTGGAAATGCCCCAGCTAGCCGGTCAGCCCGACGCGCTCATGGCTGCCCTCCAAACGCCCGTCGCTAACCGTACTGCCGCCCAACGGACGGGCTTGTACACTTATTATGTCAAAACGCAGGACCCCGTATATCGGTCGACATATGCCAAGGCGATGAAACTGCGTGGTGAGCAAATTACGCTCTACACCAATTCTGATCAGGTAATGATTATGCAGGAACGGTCGGTGCCGCGCGAAACACACCTACTCAAACGCGGTGCTTACGATGCACCCGGCGATGTGGTGAAACCCGCCGTGTTACACAGCCTGAATCCATTATCCGGCGATATGCCAACCAATCGGCTTGGGTTGGCGGAATGGCTGCTGGCACCCGAAAATCCATTGTTTAGCCGCGTCATGGTTAATCGGATGTGGCAGCAATATTTCGGGCAGGGATTAGCTAAAAATAGTGATGACTTTGGCAATCAGGGCGCATTACCGAGTCACCCCGAACTACTGGATTATCTGGCTGTGAAGTTTCGCGATATGGGCGATTCAAAATCGGGCGGGCAGTGGAATACGAAAGCGATGCACAAAATGATTGTTATGTCGGCTACGTATCGGCAATCTTCGAGTGTGCCGGAAAATATACGGGAAACTGACCCGGATAATACATTCCTGACCCGCGGGCCAAGTTATCGGATGTCGGCGGAGCAGGTGAGAGATAATGCATTGGCAGCAAGCGGATTAATGACGCAGCGTATTGGCGGGCCAAGTGTTCTGCCGTATCAACCCGCCGGTATCTGGGAGGCTTTGGCAACGCGTAATGCTGTTAAATATGTTCAAAATCACGGCGATAGTCTCTACCGGCGGTCAATGTACACTATCTGGAAACGCTCATCGCCCGCACCCATGATGCTGAATTTCGATGCCGCCGAACGGCACACCTGCATTGTGAAACGGCAGAAAACAAGTACGCCCTTACAGGCGCTTGTAACCCTGAATGACCCTCAGTTTGTAGAGGCTGCCCGAGTGCTGGCACAGCGGGTAACACCAGACAACTCATTAGCAGTTGGTACGATAATCAACGCTATTTTCAAAGCCGTAATCAGTCGTCCGGCGCGACCGGAAGAAATGGGACTGGTGAAACAACTGTACGCTGAAGAACTAGCGGATTTCAGAAAGAATCCAAAACGGGCTATGGCGTTGTTATCCGTTGGGGAGTATCCCGTTGATAAAAAGCTAAACCCCGCCGAATTAGCGGCCTGGACAGTAGTGTCCAGTACGATTATGAATTTCGACGAAGCGATTGTAAAGCGATAG